A single region of the Raphanus sativus cultivar WK10039 chromosome 1, ASM80110v3, whole genome shotgun sequence genome encodes:
- the LOC108811632 gene encoding uncharacterized protein LOC108811632 produces the protein MDGTARDSYGHSDTNNVVSQSIRETKEEEEDSTFRESDSKRLGPDQQKRGKYFFYDTPLSEETGVWIPVSVPPMLEPDHEEWSRGLSFNGGYFPEGDMGWNHILDEDKELTMWDVIVDMLLAARGKATALTSGNLESGISFFSGQHHHHLLEQAWQEMAHTLTEANFGNAREVLETEPPKWLPDSAASACMLCSVRFHPIMCSRHHCRYCGGLFCGDCSKGRSLLPVKFRVSDPQRVCDACCVRLETLQPYLMDQVSPAAQLPTHDLTDLSTLRSWVNFPWGQSMEYEIYKATNTIRGYISKVGSSRTERSIPDAILRQAKGLAVITVARVGVMVTYRIGTGLVVARRDDGSWSPPSAISSFGLGWGAQAGGEFIDFIIVLRTREAIRTFGSNTHFVVGAGLSAAVGVTGRAVEADIRAGSGGYAACYTYSCSKGAFVGCSLEGSIFTTRTSENSRFYGSQSLAASDILLGSLPKPPAAAPLYRALGDLFQKMGSETSRSSTTSSFSED, from the exons ATG GATGGTACCGCTCGTGATTCTTATGGGCATTCTGATACTAATAATGTCGTAAGTCAAAGCATCAGAGagactaaagaagaagaagaagattctaCTTTTCGTGAAAGCGATAGCAAAAGACTTGGACCAGATCAACAGAAGCGCGGTAAATACTTTTTCTACGACACACCGCTCTCCGAAGAAACCGGGGTTTGGATACCTGTTTCAGTCCCACCAATGCTGGAGCCTGACCATGAGGAATGGTCAAGAGGCCTTAGCTTCAACGGCGGTTACTTCCCCGAGGGAGATATGGGATGGAACCATATCCTCGACGAAGACAAGGAGCTAACGATGTGGGATGTCATAGTCGATATGTTACTCGCAGCACGTGGTAAAGCCACTGCTCTTACTTCAGGCAACCTCGAGAGTGGCATTTCGTTTTTCTCGGGacaacaccaccaccaccttctcGAACAAGCTTGGCAAGAGATGGCTCACACTCTCACCGAAGCCAACTTTGGCAACGCGAGAGAGGTTCTCGAAACAGAGCCGCCGAAGTGGCTACCGGATAGCGCTGCTTCCGCTTGTATGCTCTGTAGTGTGAGGTTTCATCCGATCATGTGTTCGCGTCATCACTGTCGATACTGTGGAGGGTTGTTCTGTGGAGACTGTTCTAAAGGAAGAAGCTTGCTTCCGGTGAAGTTCCGCGTTTCGGATCCTCAGAGGGTCTGTGATGCGTGTTGTGTGAGGTTGGAGACTCTGCAGCCTTATCTGATGGACCAAGTGAGTCCTGCTGCTCAGTTGCCAACTCATGACTTGACGGATCTCAGTACGTTGAGGTCTTGGGTGAACTTTCCATGGGGACAGTCAATGGAGTATGAGATTTATAAAGCGACAAACACTATTCGGGGTTATATATCCAAG GTTGGTTCCTCGAGGACAGAGAGGTCCATCCCAGATGCCATTCTAAGACAAGCAAAAGGTCTTGCAGTAATCACTGTTGCCAGAGTTGGAGTTATGGTTACTTATAGAATCGGGACTGGACTTGTGGTTGCTCGTAGAGATGATGGCTCCTGGTCTCCACCCTCAGCTATCTCTTCGTTTGGTTTGGGATGGGGTGCTCAG GCAGGGGGAGAGTTCATTGACTTTATTATTGTCTTAAGAACTCGAGAGGCCATCCGGACGTTTGGGAGTAACACCCATTTTGTTGTTGGAGCTGGTCTAAGCGCTGCGGTTGGTGTGACTGGACGAGCTGTTGAAGCAGATATCCGAGCAGGTAGTGGTGGTTATGCCGCTTGCTATACCTACAGCTGCAGCAAAG GTGCATTTGTTGGATGCTCGCTTGAAGGAAGCATATTCACAACACGTACAAGTGAGAACTCAAGGTTCTACGGGAGCCAGTCCCTAGCTGCGTCTGACATCCTCCTTGGCTCTTTGCCTAAACCACCCGCTGCTGCTCCACTCTACCGTGCGCTTGGTGATCTCTTTCAGAAGATGGGGAG TGAAACTAGTCGGTCATCAACAACTTCATCGTTTTCTGAAGACTGA
- the LOC108851070 gene encoding uncharacterized protein LOC108851070, with protein sequence MADPELEAIRQRRMQELMAQHGTGKQGSQQNPDQESAQEDAKREADERRQMMLSQILSSQARERIARIALVKPEKARGVEDVILRAAQMGQIVEKVSEERLITLLEQINSQTSKQTKVTIQRRRGVFDD encoded by the exons ATG GCTGATCCTGAACTAGAAGCTATTAGACAGAGGAGGATGCAAGAGCTCATGGCTCAACATGGCACT GGGAAGCAGGGCAGTCAGCAGAATCCAGATCAAGAGAGTGCTCAAGAAGATGCTAAAAG GGAAGCTGATGAACGTAGACAAATGATGCTTAGTCAAATATTGTCTTCCCAAGCCCGTGAGAGAA TTGCTCGAATTGCCTTGGTGAAACCTGAGAAAGCTAGAGGCGTAGAGGATGTTATTCTGAGGGCTGCTCAAATGGGACAGATTGTTGAAAAG GTTTCTGAGGAACGGCTTATAACGCTGCTGGAACAAATTAACAGCCAAACTAGCAAACAGACTAAAGTCACG ATCCAGAGGCGTCGTGGGGTGTTCGACGATTAG
- the LOC108811644 gene encoding pterin-4-alpha-carbinolamine dehydratase 2, mitochondrial — protein MSRLLLPTLFSISRKQVLAASSFHNLYGRRHRSFVYWTSAAMSQDSAIGDSASGAKTFCSSLQDLSAKKCVPCNAKDLHPMTEQSAQELLQKVAGWDMANDNGTLKLHRSWTVKSFTKGLDFFKRVADIAESEGHHPDLHLVGWNNVKIDIWTHAIGGLTENDFILAAKINELQVEDLLRKKKVAK, from the exons ATGAGTCGGCTCTTGCTGCCTACGCTTTTCTCAATCTCTAGAAAACAG GTTCTAGCTGCGTCATCCTTCCACAATCTGTACGGACGACGTCACAGGAG CTTTGTTTATTGGACGAGCGCTGCTATGTCGCAAGATAGTGCAATTGGTGACTCTGCTTCTGGAGCTAAAACATTCTGCTCCTCCCTACAAG ATTTATCAGCAAAAAAGTGTGTCCCATGCAACGCTAAGGATCTACACCCCATGACTGAACAAAGTGCCCAAGAACTACTTCAGAAG GTTGCTGGATGGGATATGGCTAATGACAATGGCACATTAAAGCTGCATCGATCGTGGACAGTGAAAAGTTTTACAAAAGGACTAGACTTCTTCAAACGTGTAGCTGATATCGCTGAATCAGAAG GTCATCACCCAGATTTGCATCTGGTAGGCTGGAATAATGTGAAGATCGACATATGGACACATGCCATAG GTGGTTTGACCGAGAACGACTTCATTCTAGCTGCTAAGATCAACGAGCTCCAAGTGGAAGATCttctgaggaagaagaaagttgCCAAATGA